A stretch of the Bradyrhizobium arachidis genome encodes the following:
- a CDS encoding ABC transporter ATP-binding protein — MSDAILSVSNLVGGYGKMTILNGTTFSVPKATITTIIGPNGAGKSTVFKAIFGLLKLRDGKITFADRDVTNLSQRALLNAGICYVPQGRNIFAELSVRHNIELGGVAAERGIDLPARIEAALDLFPALRRKSTQQASTLSGGEQKQLEIARSLLLDPQLVLIDEPSIGLSPLMVQQTFNILKDLRDRGVTILMIEQNARSALEISDFGIVLELGQTRMVDKAERILNDPRIGQLFLGGAMEESAA, encoded by the coding sequence ATGAGCGATGCGATCCTCTCGGTTAGCAATCTGGTCGGTGGCTACGGCAAGATGACGATCCTGAACGGCACGACCTTCTCCGTGCCGAAAGCCACCATCACGACCATCATCGGCCCCAACGGCGCCGGCAAATCCACCGTGTTCAAGGCGATTTTTGGCCTGCTGAAGCTGCGCGACGGCAAGATCACCTTCGCTGACCGCGACGTCACCAATCTGAGCCAGCGCGCGCTGCTCAATGCCGGCATCTGCTACGTGCCGCAGGGCCGCAATATCTTTGCCGAGCTGTCGGTACGGCACAATATCGAGCTCGGCGGCGTCGCGGCCGAGCGCGGCATCGACCTGCCGGCACGCATCGAGGCGGCGCTGGATCTGTTTCCGGCGCTGCGGCGCAAATCGACGCAGCAGGCATCGACTTTGTCTGGCGGCGAGCAAAAACAGCTCGAGATCGCGCGCTCGCTGCTGCTCGATCCGCAACTCGTGCTGATCGACGAGCCCTCGATCGGCCTGTCGCCCCTTATGGTGCAGCAGACTTTCAACATCCTGAAGGACCTGCGCGACCGCGGCGTCACCATCCTGATGATCGAGCAAAACGCGCGCTCGGCGCTGGAGATCTCCGATTTCGGCATCGTGCTCGAGCTCGGCCAGACCCGCATGGTCGACAAGGCCGAGCGCATTTTGAACGATCCGCGCATCGGCCAGCTCTTCCTCGGCGGCGCCATGGAGGAGAGTGCGGCATGA